A DNA window from Actinokineospora baliensis contains the following coding sequences:
- a CDS encoding phytoene desaturase family protein, producing MTDAVVIGSGPNGLVAANILADAGWSVVVLEAAAQPGGAVRTAELVVPGFKHDLYSAFHPLAAASPVLAKLNLGSFGLRWRHAPGVLAHVLPDDRAVLLSRDVDRTAESVGSFAAGDAAAWRAEYSRYQDVRDDLLGALLTPFPPVRAGLGLLTTLGVGEALRAARVATMPVRRYGEELFAGEGARVLLAGNAMHTDLGPNQAGSAVFGWLLAMLGQDVGFPVPEGGAGSLTAALVRRLESLGGRVECSRRVTQVLVVKGKAVGVVAGGDHIRAHKAVLADVPAPALYRELLDPGLLPPSLRSDIAKFDWDDATIKVDWALSSPIPWRSAEAAAAGTVHLGVDADGLVQVDADLGRGRVPEHPFLLLGQMTTADATRSPTGTESAWLYSHVPRGGDWPRERLESWADGVEAIVAKHAPGFQDLVLGRVVSGPADLQRTNPSVVDGATNSGTAGIHQQLVFRPTPGLARADTVVERLFLASASAHPGGGVHGAAGANAARAALASQSWYGPVYRSGMRGLHRAIHH from the coding sequence ATGACCGACGCTGTCGTGATCGGTAGTGGTCCGAACGGTTTGGTCGCGGCGAACATCCTGGCCGACGCGGGTTGGTCGGTGGTGGTTCTGGAGGCCGCCGCGCAACCGGGTGGGGCCGTGCGGACAGCCGAGCTGGTGGTTCCTGGGTTCAAACACGACCTCTACAGCGCTTTCCACCCCCTAGCGGCTGCCTCTCCCGTGCTGGCGAAGTTGAACCTGGGTTCTTTTGGGTTGCGCTGGCGACATGCACCCGGAGTGCTTGCTCATGTACTGCCGGATGACCGTGCCGTATTGCTGTCGCGTGACGTTGACCGCACTGCGGAGTCAGTGGGTTCCTTCGCCGCTGGCGATGCTGCTGCGTGGCGGGCCGAGTACTCCCGGTATCAAGATGTGCGAGATGACCTCTTGGGGGCACTGCTCACCCCCTTCCCCCCGGTGCGAGCCGGACTGGGGCTGTTGACGACCCTCGGAGTCGGTGAAGCGCTACGAGCCGCGCGGGTCGCGACTATGCCCGTCCGCAGGTATGGCGAAGAGCTCTTCGCGGGTGAGGGCGCACGGGTCTTGTTGGCGGGCAACGCGATGCACACCGACCTCGGCCCCAACCAGGCCGGGAGCGCGGTCTTCGGGTGGCTGCTGGCGATGCTCGGTCAAGACGTCGGTTTCCCGGTGCCGGAAGGTGGAGCCGGTTCGCTCACCGCCGCGCTCGTACGACGCCTGGAGTCGCTCGGCGGAAGGGTGGAGTGCTCGCGGCGCGTGACACAGGTGTTGGTGGTCAAGGGAAAGGCCGTCGGCGTTGTCGCGGGTGGGGATCACATCCGCGCGCACAAGGCCGTCTTGGCCGATGTACCCGCACCCGCCTTGTACCGGGAGCTCCTCGACCCGGGCCTGCTCCCCCCGAGCCTCCGTTCCGACATCGCCAAGTTCGACTGGGACGACGCCACCATCAAGGTGGACTGGGCGCTGTCGAGCCCCATCCCTTGGCGCTCCGCCGAGGCCGCCGCGGCCGGGACCGTCCACTTGGGAGTCGACGCGGACGGCTTGGTCCAGGTCGACGCCGACCTGGGACGGGGTCGAGTGCCCGAGCACCCGTTCTTGCTCCTGGGCCAGATGACGACCGCGGACGCCACCCGCTCCCCCACCGGGACCGAGTCGGCCTGGCTCTACAGCCACGTCCCCCGCGGCGGCGATTGGCCCCGCGAACGCCTCGAGTCGTGGGCCGACGGCGTGGAGGCGATCGTCGCCAAGCACGCCCCGGGCTTCCAGGACCTCGTCCTGGGCCGGGTCGTCTCCGGCCCCGCCGACCTCCAGCGCACCAACCCCAGCGTCGTCGACGGCGCCACCAACTCCGGCACCGCGGGGATCCACCAGCAGCTGGTGTTCCGGCCCACCCCGGGTCTCGCCCGCGCGGACACCGTCGTCGAGCGCCTGTTCCTGGCCAGTGCGTCGGCCCACCCCGGCGGCGGGGTGCACGGCGCGGCCGGGGCGAACGCGGCGCGCGCGGCCCTGGCGAGCCAGTCCTGGTACGGGCCGGTGTACCGGTCGGGTATGCGCGGACTGCACCGGGCGATCCACCACTGA
- a CDS encoding DUF6221 family protein, translating to MDLDGLRAFLLERLTEDEHRAASGRVTQLDEAERLGRLRVLRTDDGRGLLLAAGPVDTGELVPFAEKAPLLRAEIVVADSDTLRLLASAYDAHHGWQEEWRASPPA from the coding sequence ATGGACCTCGACGGGCTGCGCGCCTTCTTGCTCGAACGCCTCACCGAAGACGAGCACCGGGCGGCTTCGGGGCGGGTCACCCAGCTCGACGAGGCCGAGCGGCTGGGCAGGCTGCGCGTGCTGCGCACCGACGACGGCCGCGGCCTGCTGCTGGCCGCTGGGCCCGTGGACACAGGTGAGCTGGTGCCATTCGCCGAGAAGGCGCCTCTTCTACGCGCGGAGATCGTTGTGGCCGATTCGGACACACTGCGCCTCTTGGCCAGCGCCTATGACGCTCACCACGGGTGGCAGGAAGAGTGGCGGGCGAGCCCACCGGCGTAG
- a CDS encoding methyl-accepting chemotaxis protein, translated as MAAGRSGGLGRFNNLPVAAKIFSAVAVVLVAFGAVVVLSLNGSGQLTDGARTVYDRGVHATQTLAKIRADILTDRNFMLNYYMSDAEWRPKNKASMQELDAQIAASFKTYAGETADPATLTALQNTWKSYLDVRDKEILPAADTNNLDAFWDGYNKADELTTTLDKQFETLTTAQATAAANAATDVADTGSRTNALILGGAGLGLLLGLLLAWRVAAAVTRPLRRVTSVLEAVADGDLTRRADVSSTDEVGQMASALNRATDSMLDTVRTINSNAAALTGSSRDMAAASDILAHGAAQTADRAGAVRQAAQDVSLHVQTLATASEEMGASIREIASNASDAARVASDAVASAQETTEIVGKLGESSTEIGNIVKVITSIAEQTNLLALNATIEAARAGDAGKGFAVVASEVKDLAQETAKATENIATRVQTIQGETSSAVGAIERISQIIHRISDYQNTIASAVEEQTATTSEMSRSVSEAAAGADAIARTVTDVADAASSTSDTVGASRETADSLATMAGELNSAVTRFRV; from the coding sequence ATGGCGGCAGGGCGTAGCGGTGGGCTAGGACGGTTCAACAACCTCCCGGTGGCCGCGAAGATCTTCAGTGCGGTGGCGGTGGTCCTGGTGGCCTTCGGCGCCGTCGTGGTGTTGAGCTTGAACGGGTCGGGTCAGCTGACCGACGGCGCGCGCACGGTCTACGACCGCGGTGTGCACGCCACGCAGACCCTGGCCAAGATCCGGGCCGACATCCTCACCGACCGCAACTTCATGCTCAACTACTACATGTCCGACGCCGAGTGGCGCCCGAAGAACAAGGCCTCGATGCAGGAGCTCGACGCGCAGATCGCGGCCTCCTTCAAGACCTACGCGGGCGAGACCGCCGACCCGGCCACCCTCACCGCCCTGCAGAACACCTGGAAGTCGTACCTGGACGTCCGCGACAAGGAGATCCTCCCCGCCGCCGACACCAACAACCTCGACGCCTTCTGGGACGGCTACAACAAGGCCGACGAGCTGACCACCACCCTCGACAAGCAGTTCGAGACCCTCACCACCGCGCAGGCGACCGCCGCCGCCAACGCCGCCACCGACGTCGCCGACACCGGTAGCCGCACCAACGCGCTCATCCTCGGCGGCGCGGGCCTCGGCCTCCTGCTCGGGCTGCTGCTGGCCTGGCGGGTCGCCGCCGCCGTCACCCGCCCGCTGCGCCGGGTCACCTCGGTGCTGGAGGCCGTCGCCGACGGCGACCTCACCCGCCGCGCCGACGTGTCCAGCACCGACGAGGTCGGCCAGATGGCCTCCGCGCTCAACCGGGCGACCGACAGCATGCTCGACACCGTGCGCACCATCAACTCCAACGCCGCCGCGCTGACCGGGTCCTCGCGCGACATGGCCGCCGCCAGCGACATCCTCGCCCACGGTGCCGCGCAGACCGCCGACCGCGCCGGTGCGGTCCGCCAGGCCGCCCAGGACGTGTCGCTGCACGTGCAGACCCTGGCCACCGCCTCGGAGGAGATGGGCGCCTCGATCCGCGAGATCGCCTCCAACGCCTCCGACGCGGCCCGGGTCGCCTCGGACGCGGTCGCCTCGGCGCAGGAGACCACCGAGATCGTCGGCAAGCTGGGCGAGTCGTCCACCGAGATCGGCAACATCGTCAAGGTGATCACCTCGATCGCCGAGCAGACCAACCTGCTGGCGCTCAACGCCACCATCGAGGCCGCCCGCGCCGGTGACGCGGGCAAGGGCTTCGCCGTGGTCGCCAGCGAGGTCAAGGACCTCGCGCAGGAGACGGCCAAGGCCACCGAGAACATCGCGACCCGGGTGCAGACCATCCAGGGCGAGACGTCCTCGGCGGTCGGGGCGATCGAGCGGATCTCGCAGATCATCCACCGCATCAGCGACTACCAGAACACCATCGCCTCGGCGGTGGAGGAGCAGACCGCGACCACCAGCGAGATGAGCCGCAGCGTCTCCGAGGCCGCCGCGGGCGCCGACGCCATCGCCAGGACCGTCACCGACGTCGCCGACGCCGCGTCCTCGACCAGCGACACGGTCGGCGCGTCCCGCGAGACCGCCGACTCCCTGGCCACCATGGCGGGCGAGCTCAACAGCGCGGTGACCCGCTTCCGCGTCTAA
- a CDS encoding STAS domain-containing protein yields MTIETGRPDNLAELLRAGAPALSARWVELVAAPLRGRLSTAELERELSELFTAVLAGVESGSRDAQAAPYAETRALLSDMSRRRARAGFTPSETAIGVFALKQALFELIDRQEIDGGLRDVVAFSLLLDDLGLWTFETYAKAREEVIDEQAEQLLELTTPVVKLWDGVLAVPLVGTLDSARTQVVMEKLLESLVSTGAAHAIIDITGVLAVDTQVAQHLLKTVMAARLMGAECTISGIRPHIAQTIVGLGIEFGDITTKASLADALRHALRRSGVDVVAAQRSR; encoded by the coding sequence ATGACGATCGAGACGGGCCGTCCGGACAACCTCGCCGAGCTGTTGCGAGCTGGTGCACCCGCGCTGTCGGCCCGGTGGGTCGAGCTGGTGGCCGCGCCGCTGCGGGGCCGGTTGAGCACCGCGGAACTCGAGCGGGAACTGAGCGAGTTGTTCACCGCCGTGCTCGCCGGAGTGGAGAGCGGCAGCCGCGACGCGCAGGCCGCCCCTTACGCCGAGACCAGGGCACTGCTGTCGGACATGTCCCGCCGCCGCGCCAGGGCCGGGTTCACCCCCAGCGAGACCGCCATCGGCGTCTTCGCGCTCAAGCAGGCCCTGTTCGAGTTGATCGACCGCCAGGAGATCGACGGCGGACTGCGCGACGTCGTCGCGTTCTCGCTGCTGCTCGACGACCTGGGGCTGTGGACCTTCGAGACCTACGCCAAGGCCCGCGAAGAGGTCATCGACGAGCAGGCCGAGCAGCTGCTCGAGCTGACCACCCCGGTCGTCAAGCTGTGGGACGGGGTGCTCGCGGTGCCGCTGGTGGGCACCCTGGACTCCGCGCGCACCCAGGTCGTGATGGAGAAGCTGCTCGAGTCGCTGGTCAGCACCGGCGCCGCGCACGCCATCATCGACATCACCGGTGTCCTCGCCGTCGACACCCAGGTCGCCCAGCACCTGCTCAAGACCGTGATGGCCGCGCGGCTGATGGGCGCGGAGTGCACCATCTCCGGCATCCGCCCGCACATCGCGCAGACCATCGTCGGCCTGGGCATCGAGTTCGGCGACATCACCACCAAGGCCTCGCTGGCCGACGCGCTGCGGCACGCGCTGCGCCGCTCCGGCGTGGACGTGGTCGCCGCGCAGCGGAGCCGGTGA
- the recQ gene encoding DNA helicase RecQ — translation MTEVLRRVFGYDSFRGEQEDIITRVADGGDALVLMPTGGGKSLCYQIPALVRPGVGVVISPLIALMQDQVDALRNLGVRAGFLNSTQDQSSRREVEKAFLDGELDLLYLAPERLRLDSTVHLLDRGKVALFAIDEAHCVSQWGHDFRPDYLGLSELHERWPDVPRIALTATATKATHTEIAQRLNLGDAKHFVASFDRPNIQYRIVPKASPTKQLLDLIRTEHAGETGIVYCLSRASVEKTAQFLCDNGIAAVPYHAGLDARTRSTNQSRFLREDGLIVVATIAFGMGIDKPDVRFVAHLDLPKSVEGYYQETGRAGRDGLPSTAWLAYGLTDVISQRKLIDNSEGDAAHRRKLNLHLDAMLALCETVECRRVQLLNYFGQTGEPCKNCDTCLAPPESWDGTVAAQKLLSAVYRLDKERNQRFGAGQVVDILLGKQTEKITQHRHDQLSVYGKGTELGEGAWRGVVRQLLAQGLLDVGGEYGTLSLTGGSDEVLFQGRKVMMRREPEKVARAAGGSRAAKAPAVEMSAEAAPVFEALRAWRAASAKEQGVPAYVIFHDATLRQIAAVRPRQLSDLAGISGIGESKLGRYGQQILDTVAELP, via the coding sequence GTGACCGAGGTGCTGCGCCGGGTGTTCGGCTACGACTCCTTCCGCGGCGAGCAGGAGGACATCATCACCCGCGTCGCCGACGGCGGCGACGCGCTGGTGCTGATGCCGACCGGTGGCGGCAAGTCGCTGTGCTACCAGATCCCGGCGCTGGTCCGGCCCGGTGTCGGCGTGGTGATCTCACCGCTCATCGCGCTCATGCAGGACCAGGTGGACGCCCTGCGCAACCTGGGCGTGCGGGCCGGGTTCCTCAACTCGACGCAGGACCAGAGCAGCCGCCGCGAGGTGGAGAAGGCCTTCCTCGACGGCGAACTCGACCTGCTGTACCTGGCCCCGGAGCGGCTGCGGCTGGACTCGACGGTGCACCTGCTCGACCGGGGCAAGGTCGCGCTGTTCGCCATCGACGAGGCGCACTGCGTGTCCCAGTGGGGCCACGACTTCCGGCCGGACTACCTCGGGCTCTCCGAGCTGCACGAGCGGTGGCCGGACGTGCCGCGCATCGCGCTGACCGCCACCGCGACCAAGGCGACGCACACCGAGATCGCGCAGCGGCTGAACCTGGGCGACGCCAAGCACTTCGTGGCCAGCTTCGACCGGCCCAACATCCAGTACCGGATCGTGCCCAAGGCCAGCCCCACCAAGCAGTTGCTCGACCTGATCCGCACCGAGCACGCCGGTGAGACCGGCATCGTCTACTGCCTCTCCCGCGCCAGTGTGGAGAAGACCGCGCAGTTCTTGTGCGACAACGGGATCGCCGCGGTGCCCTACCACGCGGGCCTCGACGCGCGCACCCGGTCGACCAACCAGTCCCGGTTCCTGCGCGAGGACGGGCTGATCGTCGTGGCCACCATCGCCTTCGGCATGGGCATCGACAAACCGGACGTGCGCTTCGTCGCCCACCTCGACCTGCCCAAGTCCGTCGAGGGCTACTACCAGGAGACCGGCCGCGCGGGCCGCGACGGGCTGCCCTCGACCGCCTGGCTGGCCTACGGCCTCACCGACGTGATCTCCCAGCGCAAGCTGATCGACAACTCCGAGGGCGACGCCGCGCACCGCCGCAAGCTCAACCTGCACCTCGACGCGATGCTCGCGCTGTGCGAGACGGTCGAGTGCAGGCGGGTGCAGCTGCTCAACTACTTCGGCCAGACCGGCGAACCGTGCAAGAACTGCGACACCTGCCTCGCCCCGCCGGAGTCCTGGGACGGCACCGTCGCCGCGCAGAAGCTGCTGTCGGCGGTGTACCGGTTGGACAAGGAGCGCAACCAGCGCTTCGGCGCCGGTCAGGTGGTCGACATCCTGCTCGGCAAGCAGACCGAGAAGATCACCCAGCACCGGCACGACCAGTTGTCGGTGTACGGCAAGGGGACCGAGCTCGGCGAAGGCGCCTGGCGCGGTGTCGTCCGGCAGTTGCTGGCCCAGGGACTGCTCGACGTCGGCGGCGAGTACGGCACGCTGTCGTTGACCGGCGGCAGCGACGAGGTGCTGTTCCAGGGCCGCAAGGTGATGATGCGGCGCGAGCCGGAGAAGGTCGCCCGCGCCGCCGGTGGCTCCCGCGCGGCCAAGGCGCCCGCGGTGGAGATGTCGGCGGAGGCGGCGCCGGTGTTCGAGGCGTTGCGCGCGTGGCGGGCGGCCTCGGCCAAGGAGCAGGGCGTCCCCGCCTACGTCATCTTCCACGACGCGACGCTGCGCCAGATCGCGGCGGTGCGCCCGCGGCAACTCTCGGACCTGGCGGGCATCAGCGGTATCGGTGAGAGCAAACTCGGCCGGTACGGGCAGCAGATCCTCGACACCGTGGCAGAGCTGCCCTAG
- a CDS encoding ANTAR domain-containing protein, translated as MSGAVTLAQELAEMTRLVAGDDITSALDRFTARATATVPGCARATLTVRTHRGDFETVGTHPVDLLQPGPVVETLTHHEPRRLDDAAVDQRWPTFSSQLLLADWRGCLSLPVPTAERGQAALSLFSQDANAFDDLSYDLVMLLTLNAGVVFDNVSLYEDSTRLVEQLRTALTTRTAIGQAQGLLMHHFGYGPEAAFDALTGASQETNRKLRDVAEALVGAHGTHRFEDAVRVLRLSAPDPDLV; from the coding sequence GTGAGCGGTGCGGTCACCCTGGCCCAGGAATTGGCCGAGATGACCAGGCTGGTGGCCGGGGACGACATCACCTCGGCCCTGGACCGCTTCACCGCCCGGGCCACGGCCACCGTTCCCGGCTGCGCTCGCGCCACCCTCACCGTCCGCACGCACCGCGGCGACTTCGAGACCGTCGGGACGCACCCGGTGGACCTGCTCCAACCGGGCCCGGTCGTCGAAACCCTCACCCACCACGAACCCCGCCGCCTCGACGACGCCGCCGTCGACCAGCGGTGGCCGACGTTCTCCAGCCAGCTGCTGCTGGCCGACTGGCGCGGCTGCCTGTCGCTGCCGGTGCCGACCGCCGAGCGCGGGCAGGCGGCGCTGAGCCTGTTCTCCCAAGACGCCAACGCCTTCGACGACCTGTCCTACGACCTGGTCATGCTGCTGACCTTGAACGCGGGCGTGGTCTTCGACAACGTCTCGCTCTACGAGGACAGCACGCGCTTGGTCGAGCAACTCCGCACGGCACTGACCACGCGGACGGCGATCGGGCAGGCGCAGGGGTTGCTGATGCACCACTTCGGCTACGGGCCCGAAGCGGCGTTCGACGCGCTGACAGGGGCTTCGCAGGAGACCAACCGGAAGTTGCGGGACGTGGCCGAGGCCCTGGTGGGAGCGCACGGGACGCACCGGTTCGAGGACGCCGTGCGAGTGCTGCGGCTGTCCGCGCCGGATCCGGACCTGGTGTGA
- a CDS encoding sensor histidine kinase — MTGLGAGPVAIGAAHTALLYRGAVEYLAGVLPFVRDGVAAGDAVVVAAPAANLALLRDECAAEGFAAEVRWLDMAQVGGNPGRIVPAVLHPVLDRSARVVTEVVWPRRSSARYASCLRHEALANRLLDGRELRMLCPFDAAVLDDAVVADALATHPGVLDRGGFRTSADYAPDAALAGLGEVVVEPPRAESLLVGVNELGKARALVSTKARAHGLSDQRVGDAALVVTELVTNSIEHGGGEATLSVWSADGELVFQVRDGGKLADPLAGLRPAPVDQAHGRGLLLVQTLADLVTIHSAGEGTVVRAHFTRSTGA; from the coding sequence GTGACGGGCCTGGGGGCGGGCCCCGTGGCCATCGGCGCCGCGCACACCGCCCTGCTCTACCGCGGTGCCGTGGAGTACCTGGCTGGCGTCCTGCCGTTCGTGCGCGACGGTGTCGCCGCTGGTGACGCGGTGGTCGTCGCCGCGCCCGCGGCGAACCTGGCCTTGCTGCGCGACGAGTGCGCCGCCGAGGGTTTCGCCGCCGAGGTCCGGTGGCTGGACATGGCCCAGGTCGGTGGCAACCCCGGCCGGATCGTGCCCGCCGTGCTGCACCCGGTGCTCGACCGCTCCGCCAGGGTGGTCACCGAGGTGGTGTGGCCGCGGCGGTCGTCGGCGCGGTACGCGTCCTGCCTTCGGCACGAGGCGCTGGCCAACCGGCTGCTCGACGGGCGTGAGCTGCGGATGCTGTGCCCGTTCGACGCGGCGGTCCTCGATGACGCGGTGGTCGCGGACGCTTTGGCGACCCACCCCGGCGTGCTCGACCGCGGTGGTTTCCGGACCAGCGCCGACTACGCCCCCGACGCCGCGCTCGCGGGCCTCGGTGAGGTGGTGGTCGAACCGCCGCGCGCGGAGAGCCTGCTGGTCGGCGTCAACGAGTTGGGCAAGGCGAGAGCGCTGGTGTCGACCAAGGCCCGCGCGCACGGGTTGTCCGACCAGCGGGTCGGGGACGCGGCGCTGGTGGTCACCGAACTGGTCACCAACAGCATCGAGCACGGCGGCGGCGAAGCCACCCTCAGCGTGTGGTCCGCCGACGGGGAACTGGTGTTCCAGGTGCGCGACGGCGGCAAGCTCGCCGACCCGCTGGCCGGTCTGCGCCCCGCCCCGGTCGACCAGGCGCACGGTCGGGGGTTGTTGCTGGTGCAGACCCTCGCTGACCTGGTCACCATCCACTCCGCCGGGGAGGGCACGGTCGTGCGGGCGCATTTCACCCGGTCGACGGGCGCTTGA
- a CDS encoding pirin family protein, producing the protein MSNTETAPATLSCTPDPGGPDLEVLTAREVPLGGPRAMRVRRTLPQRHRSLIGAWCFVDHYGPDRVADAGGMDVAPHPHTGLQTVSWLFSGEIEHRDSLGTHEFVRPGEVNLMTGGAGICHSEVSTAATEVLHGVQLWVALPDEHRHAPRAFEHYAPEPVELENAVVRVFLGSLAGSKSPVVTFTPLLGAEVVVAPRSRVTLEVDPGFEHGVLLDTGRICVARSPLGPSDLGYLGVGRTELELTNLGDEPSRVLLLGGPPFGEPILMWWNFVARTHEEIVAYREAWQNESEQFGRVAGFTGTPARLPAPPLPPVTIKPRRNP; encoded by the coding sequence ATGAGCAACACCGAGACCGCGCCCGCGACGCTGTCGTGCACGCCGGATCCGGGCGGTCCCGACCTCGAGGTGCTGACCGCGCGCGAGGTGCCGCTCGGCGGACCGCGGGCGATGCGGGTCCGGCGCACGCTCCCGCAGCGGCACCGGTCGCTGATCGGCGCCTGGTGCTTCGTCGACCACTACGGCCCCGACCGGGTCGCCGACGCGGGCGGGATGGACGTCGCGCCGCACCCGCACACCGGGTTGCAGACGGTGAGCTGGCTGTTCTCAGGGGAGATCGAGCACCGCGACAGCCTCGGCACGCACGAGTTCGTCCGGCCGGGAGAGGTCAACCTGATGACCGGCGGCGCCGGGATCTGCCACTCGGAGGTCTCCACCGCCGCCACCGAGGTCCTGCACGGCGTGCAGCTGTGGGTGGCGCTGCCCGACGAGCACCGCCACGCCCCGCGCGCGTTCGAGCACTACGCGCCGGAACCGGTGGAGCTGGAGAACGCGGTGGTCCGGGTGTTCCTCGGGTCGTTGGCGGGCAGCAAGTCCCCGGTTGTCACCTTCACGCCGCTGCTGGGCGCGGAAGTGGTGGTAGCGCCTCGATCCAGGGTCACGCTGGAGGTGGACCCGGGCTTCGAGCACGGGGTTCTGCTCGACACCGGGCGCATCTGCGTGGCGCGGTCCCCGCTCGGCCCCTCGGACCTCGGCTACCTCGGGGTGGGGCGGACGGAGTTGGAGCTGACCAACCTCGGTGACGAACCGTCCCGGGTGCTGCTGCTCGGCGGTCCGCCGTTCGGTGAGCCGATCCTCATGTGGTGGAACTTCGTTGCCCGCACCCACGAGGAGATCGTCGCCTACCGCGAAGCCTGGCAGAACGAGTCCGAGCAGTTCGGCCGCGTGGCGGGTTTCACCGGGACCCCGGCGAGGTTGCCCGCTCCCCCGCTGCCGCCGGTGACCATCAAACCCCGGCGCAATCCCTAG
- a CDS encoding mechanosensitive ion channel family protein, whose amino-acid sequence MAVSDVAAVDVGAGFSDAWRMVITFVPRLVGFVLVLAIGYVVARVVAKAVARVLGRVGFERVVERGGIRQVLARSRFEASDIIAKLVYYAILLVTLQIAFAVWGANPVSALLSDIVAWLPKAAVAMLIVVVAAAIARGARDFITAVLGGLSYGRTLANIASVFIVALGIIAALNQIGVATTVTMPVLITVLATAGGIAIVGVGGGLVRPMQRRWEGWLDRAEHEIPKMREHMEAHPVTKEPAHAGAPAQAWENMDPRQFPPMPPPAGPYGGPMTGTGQMPMPPQQGYHPYGQIPPYGQAPPNR is encoded by the coding sequence ATGGCCGTGTCCGATGTGGCCGCCGTCGACGTCGGGGCGGGGTTCTCCGACGCATGGCGGATGGTGATCACCTTTGTGCCGAGGCTGGTCGGGTTCGTGCTCGTCCTCGCGATCGGCTACGTGGTGGCGCGGGTCGTCGCCAAAGCCGTGGCGCGGGTGTTGGGGCGGGTCGGGTTCGAGCGGGTCGTGGAGCGCGGGGGCATCCGCCAGGTGCTAGCCCGGTCCCGGTTCGAGGCCTCCGACATCATCGCCAAGCTGGTGTACTACGCGATCCTGCTGGTGACGCTGCAGATCGCGTTCGCGGTGTGGGGGGCCAACCCGGTCTCGGCGCTGCTGAGCGACATCGTGGCGTGGCTGCCCAAGGCCGCGGTGGCGATGCTCATCGTGGTGGTCGCGGCGGCGATCGCGCGCGGTGCGCGGGACTTCATCACCGCGGTGCTCGGCGGGCTGTCCTACGGCCGCACCCTGGCCAACATCGCCTCGGTCTTCATCGTCGCGCTGGGGATCATCGCCGCGCTGAACCAGATCGGGGTGGCGACCACGGTCACCATGCCGGTGCTGATCACGGTGCTGGCGACAGCGGGCGGCATCGCGATCGTCGGCGTCGGCGGTGGACTGGTCCGGCCGATGCAGCGGCGCTGGGAGGGCTGGCTGGACCGGGCCGAGCACGAGATCCCGAAGATGCGCGAGCACATGGAGGCCCACCCGGTCACCAAGGAGCCCGCACACGCCGGTGCCCCGGCCCAGGCATGGGAGAACATGGACCCGCGCCAGTTCCCGCCGATGCCACCGCCCGCAGGCCCCTACGGCGGACCGATGACGGGCACCGGCCAGATGCCCATGCCCCCGCAGCAGGGCTACCACCCCTACGGCCAGATCCCGCCGTACGGGCAGGCACCACCGAATCGCTGA
- a CDS encoding STAS domain-containing protein: protein MSAVERIPILKIGDVLLASIQVDLQDRDVLALQEDLAEKITATGAHGVILDISAVDIVDSFIGRMFATIASTSRLFDAHTVVVGMRPAVAITLVELGLTLGEVRTALDLEKGLAILAELGERAPR, encoded by the coding sequence GTGAGCGCGGTGGAGCGCATCCCCATCCTCAAGATCGGCGACGTCCTGCTCGCCTCCATCCAGGTCGACCTGCAGGACCGCGACGTGCTCGCGCTGCAGGAGGACCTGGCCGAGAAGATCACCGCGACCGGTGCGCACGGCGTCATCCTCGACATCTCCGCCGTGGACATCGTCGACTCGTTCATCGGCCGGATGTTCGCCACCATCGCCTCGACCTCGCGGCTGTTCGACGCGCACACCGTGGTCGTGGGCATGCGGCCCGCGGTGGCCATCACCCTGGTGGAGCTGGGCCTCACCCTCGGTGAGGTGCGCACCGCCCTCGACCTGGAGAAGGGCCTGGCGATCCTCGCCGAACTGGGCGAGCGGGCGCCGAGGTGA